In the Streptomyces sp. WMMC940 genome, AGCCATGGCCACTCGACGCACTCCCCTGCCGGGCGTCGGTACGCAGTACGACATCACCTCGGAGAGCGGTCACCACCTCTCGCTGGTCGTCCACCAGGACGGCCGACGGTTCCTCGGCTTCTACTCCGCGGACGATCCCGACGAGTGGGCGGCTTCCGTGCCGCTGACGCCCGAGGAGGCCGGCGGGCTCGCCCGGCTGCTGGACCCGACCCCCGTCGAGGGCGTGCGCACCGACGGCCTCGACCTGGTGACCGAGCACATCCCGGTCCCGGCCCGCTCCCCGTACTCCGGACGGCCGCTCGGTGACACCCGGGCCCGTACCCGCACGGGCGCCTCGATCGTCGCCGTCCGGCGCCCGAGCAGTGTGCACCCCTCGCCGGGGCCGGGCTTCCGGCTGATGATCGGTGACACGCTCGTCGTCGTCGGCACCAGGGAGGGCGTGGACGCGCTCGCCGGGATCATCGAGGGCTCCGGGGACGAACCGGACGCCTCCGGAGCCGGAGGCTGACCGTGCACGGCACGACGATGCTCCTCGTCGAACTCGGCGCGATCATCCTCACCCTGGGGCTGATCGGCCGGTTCGCCGGACGCCTCGGCCTGTCCCCGATCCCCCTCTATCTGCTCGCCGGTCTCGCCTTCGGCACGGGCGGGTTGCTGCCGCTCAGCGCCAGCGGGGGCTTCATCGCCGTCGGCGCCGAGATCGGCGTCATCCTGCTGCTCCTGCTGCTGGGCCTGGAGTACAGCGCCTCCGAACTGGTGACGAGCCTGCGCACCCAGTACCCCTCGGGCCTGGTGGACTTCCTGCTCAACGCCCCGCCGGGCGCGGCGGCCGCGCTCCTGCTCGGCTGGGGGCCGGTGGGGGCGGTGGCGCTGGCCGGCGTCACCTGGATCTCGTCGTCGGGCGTGATCGCGAAGATCCTCACGGACCTGGGACGGCTGGGCAACCGCGAGACCCCGGTGATCCTCGGCGTCCTGGTCATCGAGGACCTGTCGATGGCGGTCTACTTGCCCCTGCTGACCGCGCTGCTCGCGGGACTCGGCCTGGCCGGCGGCAGCATCACCCTGCTGATCGCCGTCGGCACGGTCTCCCTGGTCCTCTTCCTGGCGGTCCGCCACGGCCGGCACCTCAGCCGGGCGGTCTCCTCCGACGACCCGGAGATGCTCCTGCTGGTGGTACTGGGCCTCACCCTGCTGGTCGCGGGTGCGGCGCAGGAGCTGCAGGTGTCGGCGGCGGTGGGCGCGTTCCTGGTGGGCATCGCCCTGTCGGGTGAGGTCGCGGAGGGGGCGAGACGCCTGCTCAGCCCGCTCCGCGATCTCTTCGCGGCGGTGTTCTTCGTCTTCTTCGGGCTGTCGACCGACCCGACGGCGATCCCGCCGGTGCTGCTGCCGGCACTGCTGCTCGCCGTGGCCACCAGCCTGACCAAGATCGCGACCGGCTGGTACGCGGCCGGCCGCGCCGGCATCGGCCCGCGCGGCCGTCTCCGGGCGGGCGGCACCCTCGTCCCCCGTGGGGAGTTCTCCATCGTCATCGCCGGACTGGTGGCCTCAACCGAGCCGCGCGTCGTGCCGCTTGCCACCGCGTACGTGCTGATCCTGGTGATCCTGGGCCCGCTCGCGGCCCGCTGGACCGAGCCCGCGGTCCACACCGTCCGGTCCTGGCTCCGCCACAGCCCGCGGCCAAGGCCGCCGGGGGGCGCGGAGCGTGCGGCGTCCGTGACGGACGGAGCGGTGGCGCCGGCGGCGGGCGGCTGATCGTCTCCGGCCCCTCGCACGCGCGGTCCGGTCGTCTCGAACGCCGGCCTCTGAGCCGGTGCTCCGCGCGGCGCCACGGTACGCGGCGGGGCACGGTGGGCGGTGAGCACGGTGGGCGACCTCGGCGCCGGCCTACGGGGCGCCGATCACTTCTGGGCGTTCTGCCCCACATGGAAGAGCAGCCAGACGAAGCCCGCGAAGGCATGTGTGGCGAAGACGTACACGAAGACGCGCAGTGCGACGCCGCGCTCCTTCCAGCGCTCGCTCTCACGCTCGCTCTCACGCGCGGTCTCGCTCATCGGCGGTATCCTCCCGGACCCGGACCCGTGCACGGTGCTCCGGGGACTCCAGCGTACGGGCGGAATAGTTCCGGGACGGCGTCCGTTCCAGGTGGCAGTTTAATGTTCAACCAAACGGCTCCTGGAGGCGACGCCCGATGCAGTTCGGAATCTTCACCGTCGGTGACGTGACCACCGATCCGACCGACGGTCGCACCCCGACCGAGAACGAGCGGATCAAGGCGATGGTCGCCATCGCGCTGAAGGCCGAGGAGGTCGGTCTCGACGTCTTCGCGACGGGCGAGCACCACAACCCGCCGTTCGTGCCGTCGTCCCCGACCACGATGCTGGGGCACATCGCGGCGCGCACCGAGAACCTGATCCTGTCCACCTCGACGACGCTGATCACCACCAACGACCCGGTGAAGATCGCCGAGGACTACGCGATGCTCCAACACCTGGCGGACGGCCGCGTCGACCTGATGATGGGCCGCGGCAACACCGGACCGGTCTATCCCTGGTTCGGGCAGGACATCCGCCAGGGCATACCG is a window encoding:
- a CDS encoding cation:proton antiporter regulatory subunit — its product is MATRRTPLPGVGTQYDITSESGHHLSLVVHQDGRRFLGFYSADDPDEWAASVPLTPEEAGGLARLLDPTPVEGVRTDGLDLVTEHIPVPARSPYSGRPLGDTRARTRTGASIVAVRRPSSVHPSPGPGFRLMIGDTLVVVGTREGVDALAGIIEGSGDEPDASGAGG
- a CDS encoding cation:proton antiporter → MHGTTMLLVELGAIILTLGLIGRFAGRLGLSPIPLYLLAGLAFGTGGLLPLSASGGFIAVGAEIGVILLLLLLGLEYSASELVTSLRTQYPSGLVDFLLNAPPGAAAALLLGWGPVGAVALAGVTWISSSGVIAKILTDLGRLGNRETPVILGVLVIEDLSMAVYLPLLTALLAGLGLAGGSITLLIAVGTVSLVLFLAVRHGRHLSRAVSSDDPEMLLLVVLGLTLLVAGAAQELQVSAAVGAFLVGIALSGEVAEGARRLLSPLRDLFAAVFFVFFGLSTDPTAIPPVLLPALLLAVATSLTKIATGWYAAGRAGIGPRGRLRAGGTLVPRGEFSIVIAGLVASTEPRVVPLATAYVLILVILGPLAARWTEPAVHTVRSWLRHSPRPRPPGGAERAASVTDGAVAPAAGG
- a CDS encoding DUF6126 family protein, with protein sequence MSETARESERESERWKERGVALRVFVYVFATHAFAGFVWLLFHVGQNAQK